TATAAAAGTTGGTTTTTACCTACTTTTGCTAGGCTTTCAGCGCTGTATCTTTTTCTTGTAGCCGTTCCCGTAGTCCTTGTTAGCTGCGCGGAGCCTACTTCTGTATTCCCTTATGCTTAGTCACGGTCAGGTTGTCCGGTTAATTTTTGGTTTGAAACTGCGCGAGCTGCGGCAGGAACGCGGCTTTACCCCCGCCGAGCTGGCCCGGGCCTGCGACGTGTCGGTATCGTATCTGAATGAGATAGAAAAGGGCAAGAAGTATCCCAAGGCCGATAAAATACTGAGTCTGAGCAAGGTGCTGGAAGTAAGCTACGACCAGTTGACTTCCCTGACCTTGAGCCGCAAGCTGGAGCCTATTTCTGAGCTGCTGCAGTCGGATTTGCTCAAAGAGTTTCCCCTGGAAATGTTCGGGTTAGATCCGGTGCGCATCGTAGAGCTGATTTCGGACGCTCCTGCCAAGATGAACGCCTTCATCGGGACGCTGTTCGAAATTGCCCGCAACTACGAAATGCGGCAGGAGCACTTTTTTCTGGCCGCCCTGCGCTCCTACCAGGAGATGCACGACAACTACTTCGAAGAGCTGGAGCAGGACGTACGCACCTTCATTGGCCAGGAAAAGCTGATGGTAGCCGCGCCCTTCGCCACCCGGCAGCTGGAGCAGGTCCTGACCGAGAAATACGGCTACAGCGTGGACCGCACCAAGCTGGGCGAGTACGCTAGTCTGGGCCGACTCCGCTCGGTGTTTCAACCCAAAACCAAGCGCCTACTCATGCGTCCTGGTCTTACCCGGGCCCAGGAAGCCTTTGTATTGGGCCGGGAGCTGGCGTTTAACTACCTCAATCTGCGGGAGCGGCCCTACGTGAATGCGTCCTTCCCGGTGCGCAGCTTCGACGAGGTGCTCAACAACTTCAAGGCTTCCTACTTCGCCGGAGCCCTGCTGATGGAAGAGGAAAACCTGACCCGGGACTTTCAAAAGCTATTTGCCAGCAAAAAGTGGGACCCATCGGCATTTCTGGACTTGATCAGCAAGTATGACGTGTCGCCGGAGATGTTTATGCAGCGCATCACCAACCTGCTGCCCCGGCACTTCGGCCTACAGAGCCTGTTTTTCCTGCGCTTCGACCAGGCCAACGCCAACGCGGGCTTCATGCTGACCAAGGAGCTCCACCTTTCCCGCCTGCACAACCCCCACGGCAACGAGCTGCACGAGCACTACTGTCGCCGCTGGGTATCGCTGCGTCTGATTTCGGAACTGCGCCAGGAGCCGCTTTCCGGTGCCCCAAACACGGCTATTTCGGCCCAACGCTCCCATTATTTCGGCACCGACGACGAGTACCTGTGCCTGACCCTGGCCCGGGCCGGCGGGCCCAATGAACCCGCCGTGAGCGTAACCGTGGGCCTCCTCTGCGACGACAACCTCAAGCAGAAAGTCAGTTTCCTCGACGACCCGGCCATTCCGGTGCGCATTGTCAACGAAACCTGTGAGCGGTGCGCCATCTACGACTGCGAAGTGCGGGCCGCCGCTCCCATTGAAATCGAGCGGAAGCAGCGCACCCAGGAAATCGAAGCCGCCATTGCCACGCTGGTAAACGGGGGATGATTTTAGTTGCTCGATGTTCTGTTAAAGAACGTCCGGTTGAGCAACGCGGCACATCTCACGGAGTCCGTTGTTAAATACAGAACAACGCAATAATACCTCATGCTGAGCTTGGCGTATAGCCCGACAATGTCAGCAGGCAAGATGCCTCGCGCTGCTCGACCAGACGTTCTTCTGCCTAATAACTGCCAACGAGCAACCAACAACTACCTCCATGACTTCCGCTAAAGAACAGTTTGACCGCCAAGCCGCGCACTACAATACCCAGTGGAACACGTGGAGTGAGGCGCTGCTGCGGTGGCTACTGGAGCACGCCGATGCCCAGCCGACCGATACCGTGCTGGATGTAGCTACCGGCACGGGCTTTACGGCTCTGGCCTTTGCCCCGCATGTGCAGTCGGTAGTAGGACTGGATGTTTCGACAGGGATGCTAGCCGAAGCGCAGAAGCGGCAGCAGGAACAAGGAATAGCTAACGTGACGTGGCTGGAAGGCGCGGCTGAGCAACTGCCGTTTCCCGACGCCTCGTTCAGCATCGTTACCTGCCGGGTGGCGCCCCACCATTTCGACTCGGTACCGCAATTTCTGGCGGAAGTGCGCCGGGTGCTGCAGCCCGGCGGCCAGTTTTTGCTGGCTGATACCTGCGTGCTCGACAATCAGCCAGAGCTGAACCAGTGGCAGAACTACGTGGAAAAGCTCCGGGACCCGTCGCACGCCCGCAACCTGGAGCCCCGGGAGTGGCGAGCTGCCATGGAGGCTGCTGGGCTAGTGGTGGAGAAAGTGGAGGAAGCCGCGCCCGACGGTGCCATGCAGCTCAACGACTGGCTGACCAAAGCCGGCTGCACCGGCGAGAAGGCCGAGCAGGTTCGCCGGGAGTTTCAAAACGCGTCGGTCGAGGCCCAGCAGCATTTTCAGATTCAGGAGCTTCCCGGCGCAGACTTTACCTTTGTCTGGCAACGGGTGGTGGCCAAGGCCGTCAAGCCCTAAAACAAGCCGTACAACGTTTTGAGTCAACAACCTTCTTCGAATACAACTCCGCTCTGGTGGCGGGTCGGGCGAATTCTGCTCGTGATACTTCTGGTGGCGGGCGGTGTTGTCGGCTTTAAAGCCTGGCAGCTGCTGTGGAAACCGAACGTAACGGCCTCGGCGTTTGGCCCGGCGTACCTGTACATCCGTACCGGCGCTTCCTACCAAGCCGTGCTGGATTCGTTGGACAAGCACGAGTTGCTGCGCGACCCGGAGACGTTCCGGCAGGTGGCTCAGTGGCGCGAGTATCCGGCCCACGTGCGTCCCGGCCGCTATTTGCTGACTCCGGACCTGGGCAACTCCGCCCTGATCGACAAGCTCAGCCAGGGCCCCCAGGACACGGTAGACTTCACCCTCGACGCTTTCAAGTACAAGCCCCAGCTGATCCGGCAGGTAGCCCGGCAGCTCGAAGCCGACTCGGCCCACCTGCGCCGCCTGCTCAACGACAACGGTCTGCTGCTGCGCCGCTACCACCTCGACACGACCACCATTCTGACCATGTTCCTGCCGGGGCCTTATCAGTTTGAATGGAACACCTCAGCCACCCAGTTCTTGGATTCGGCAGCGGCCATGCACGGCCGGTTCTGGACGCCCCAGCGCCGGCAGCGGGCCGATTCACTGGGCCTCACCCCCACGCAGGTACACGTACTGGCCAGCATTGTGCAGCGCGAAACCTCGGAGCCAACGGACAAACCCATCATTGCCGGGGTATATCTGAATCGGCTCAAGCACGGTATGCGCCTGCAGGCCGACCCGACCCTGCTCTGGGCCATTGGCAACTTTGGAGTGAAGCGGGTGCTCAACAAGGACAAGCTCGTAGACTCGCCCTATAACACCTACAAACACAAAGGCCTGCCACCAGGCCCTATCACCTCGGCCAACCGCTCCAGCCTGAATGCCGTGCTCAAGCCCACGGCCCATAAGTACTACTTCTTCTGTGCCCGCCCCGACCGCAGCGGCTTCTCCGACTTTGCCGAAACCTACGCCGACCACAAGCGCAACGCCCGCAAGTACCAGCACACCCTCGACAGCCTGAAGATTCTGCGGTAGTCTTTGCTCCACGCCGCGAAGCTCTACTTCACAGTGCACTCGGCAGGAAATGCCTGCTACAGCCGATATAGCCGCAGGTGCGCCCCGCCACTCCGACTTACCTGGTCCTGGCGCTTTATCGTTTCTTTCATGCTCAGCCCGGTGTATTCAGAGTGCTCCAAGAACAGCAGCGGCGAGGCTAGTGGCGGCTCCTGCCATTCAGCAACCGGCTGCTGCCGCCGCAGGGAGTCGAACTGCTGCACGTTGGTCACTACGTAGTAGTCGTCGAGCAGCACGTAGTGAAAGCCGCGCTGCCGCCATGCAGACAGCTGCTTCTCGGACGTGATACTCACCACCGAATCTACCCCGAATGGCGCTAGTCCCAGGCCTACGGTGCTGACTACTTTACTGGCTCCTCGGGCCCGCAGCCACTGGGCTACCTGTGGGTAGCTGCTGGGCGTGTGGGCGTACACCTCCGTTCGAATCTTACCCAGGTTAAAGCTGCAGGCCAGCAGCACAAGCAGGGCCAGGCCCCACCCACCTACATTGCGCCGCAAGCTCAGAAAAGCCAGGGTGTAGAACAGCCCATAAGCCAGCAGCAGCCCCCGGGGTGCTTTCAGCAGCAATGACATGCCCACCAGATATGCGTAGGCCCACACCGCCAGGTAGCGCATCAGGTTGATATGCCGCAACCCGGTAAACAACTCCCGCCGCCACAGCCAGGGCAGCAGAGGCACCCACGCCAGCATCAGCCACGACTCATAGTCCAGCATAAACCACGGGTAAAACAGCAAGTCCAGCTGCACGCTGCCTTGCCGCCCGGCTGCGTTGGCCGCGCCCGGAAACAGCACGTTGTAGTACACGGCCGGCCACCGGTACCAGGGCAACCCGGCCAATACCCCGATGAGGCCAAACACCACAAACGGCGTGGCCAAAATGCCCGCCACCCGCAGCCAGTTGCGCCGCGCCCACAAAAGCCCGTCGCGCTGCAAGAGCTCCAACACACCCAGAATCGGTAGGGTCAGGATAA
Above is a genomic segment from Hymenobacter cellulosivorans containing:
- a CDS encoding helix-turn-helix domain-containing protein, with amino-acid sequence MKLRELRQERGFTPAELARACDVSVSYLNEIEKGKKYPKADKILSLSKVLEVSYDQLTSLTLSRKLEPISELLQSDLLKEFPLEMFGLDPVRIVELISDAPAKMNAFIGTLFEIARNYEMRQEHFFLAALRSYQEMHDNYFEELEQDVRTFIGQEKLMVAAPFATRQLEQVLTEKYGYSVDRTKLGEYASLGRLRSVFQPKTKRLLMRPGLTRAQEAFVLGRELAFNYLNLRERPYVNASFPVRSFDEVLNNFKASYFAGALLMEEENLTRDFQKLFASKKWDPSAFLDLISKYDVSPEMFMQRITNLLPRHFGLQSLFFLRFDQANANAGFMLTKELHLSRLHNPHGNELHEHYCRRWVSLRLISELRQEPLSGAPNTAISAQRSHYFGTDDEYLCLTLARAGGPNEPAVSVTVGLLCDDNLKQKVSFLDDPAIPVRIVNETCERCAIYDCEVRAAAPIEIERKQRTQEIEAAIATLVNGG
- a CDS encoding class I SAM-dependent methyltransferase; translation: MTSAKEQFDRQAAHYNTQWNTWSEALLRWLLEHADAQPTDTVLDVATGTGFTALAFAPHVQSVVGLDVSTGMLAEAQKRQQEQGIANVTWLEGAAEQLPFPDASFSIVTCRVAPHHFDSVPQFLAEVRRVLQPGGQFLLADTCVLDNQPELNQWQNYVEKLRDPSHARNLEPREWRAAMEAAGLVVEKVEEAAPDGAMQLNDWLTKAGCTGEKAEQVRREFQNASVEAQQHFQIQELPGADFTFVWQRVVAKAVKP
- the mltG gene encoding endolytic transglycosylase MltG, with product MSQQPSSNTTPLWWRVGRILLVILLVAGGVVGFKAWQLLWKPNVTASAFGPAYLYIRTGASYQAVLDSLDKHELLRDPETFRQVAQWREYPAHVRPGRYLLTPDLGNSALIDKLSQGPQDTVDFTLDAFKYKPQLIRQVARQLEADSAHLRRLLNDNGLLLRRYHLDTTTILTMFLPGPYQFEWNTSATQFLDSAAAMHGRFWTPQRRQRADSLGLTPTQVHVLASIVQRETSEPTDKPIIAGVYLNRLKHGMRLQADPTLLWAIGNFGVKRVLNKDKLVDSPYNTYKHKGLPPGPITSANRSSLNAVLKPTAHKYYFFCARPDRSGFSDFAETYADHKRNARKYQHTLDSLKILR